A single Cannabis sativa cultivar Pink pepper isolate KNU-18-1 chromosome 7, ASM2916894v1, whole genome shotgun sequence DNA region contains:
- the LOC115696538 gene encoding uncharacterized protein LOC115696538, giving the protein MKKISYCGESLQAWGRDYTSNFKQRIGHCKREIQHWKKGCDDISIQKFREAELNFSEVMNQQEVFWRQRSKQLWLQEGDSDSKYFHAKATSRKKHNTIIRLMNDVGDWVTWEDELPNVMVALFH; this is encoded by the coding sequence AtgaagaaaatatcttattgtGGGGAATCTCTCCAAGCATGGGGGCGAGACTATACAAGCAATTTTAAGCAAAGGATTGGACATTGCAAGCGGGAAATCCAGCACTGGAAGAAAGGGTGTGATGATATATCTATTCAAAAGTTTCGAGAGGCTGAACTGAATTTTAGTGAAGTTATGAACCAACAAGAAGTGTTCTGGCGCCAACGCTCTAAACAATTGTGGCTTCAAGAAGGAGATAGTGACAGTAAGTACTTCCATGCTAAAGCTACTTCTAGAAAGAAGCATAATACTATAATTCGACTTATGAATGATGTGGGTGACTGGGTTACTTGGGAGGATGAGTTACCGAATGTTATGGTTGCATTATTTCACTAA